Genomic segment of Mycoplasmopsis edwardii:
TTGCGGAAAACAAGAAAGGCAAGAAATCAATAATTTCGTTCCATTGAATGAAAGAATTACAGAAGTTGTAAAAAACCCAAATTTAAGCTACGAGGCTTTAAAAGAAAATGCTGGAATCAAAATTGCTTTAATTAATGGTTCGGGCGGTACATTAGATAAATCATTTAACCAATCATCATGAGAAGCTTTAATTAAATTAGTTGAAGATACAAGAAAAGATGACAAAAACCAAATCGAAATTACTGACATTAACCCAGGAACAACCGAGTTAACAGAAGTTTACAACAACGCTTTAGAAAGTGGACAAAAAGTATGAATCTTATCTGGTTGAAACCACGGTTCAAAAATTAATGCATACTTAGAAAACCCAAGTAATGTTGATAAATTAATCAAAAATAATGTAACAATTATTGCACTTGATTTTACAGTTGGACTAAAAAATAAAACAAAATTTAAAAACCTATTTGAAGTTAACTTTAAAATTCAAGAAGCTGCATACATTGTTGGGAATGCCTTAGCAAATGCTTTTGGTAATGTATATCCAGGAAATAACAATACAGATAACAGAAAATTTGGAGCATATGGTGGAGGAAATGGACCTGATGTTGTAAGTTTCATTACAGGATACTTAAAAGGTGTTCAAAAATACAACTCAAGAAGTGAAACAACAAACAAAATTAATCATATTCCAAATGTCGCGTTAAATGCAGGATATTCTGTTGAAGACACAAATATGAGTGGGGTAACACTTTCATTAGTATCAAAATCACCTAAATTTGTCTATCCAGTTGTTGCAGGTGGAGTTTCATTAATGTTAGATGAAATTAGAAAAAGAAATATGGATACTTATGTAGTTGGAGTTGATGTAGATCAATCTAAATCATATCCTGCTCATGCAGGTAGATTTGCTACATCAGTACAAAAAAATATTGCTCAAGCAATCTATGATGTAATTAATGAATTTGTATTCGGAATCAAAAACAAAAACTTGCAAAGTCGAATTGTTGAATCAACTACGGGAGCTAAATCACTATTGGGAGGATTTGCTGAAGGTTGAGTAGGATATGCAAAATCAACGGTATCAAACGAAAAACTTAAAGATGCAATTAATAGGGAATTAGAAAAATCAAAAAATAAATTTATTGCGTTAAGTGAAGATGAAAAAAGATTTATAAATGCATTTACAGATTATGACAATGTTGAATACAATGAAAACCTTGATGAATTAGTAAATAAACTTGTAGAAAAAATTAATTCATAAAAATGTGGAAAATGTGGAAATAAATATTTACAAACAAATTTGCTTGTATAATATTTAACGGTTTTAAGTACCAAAAAATTATTTTTACTTAAAATTTATAAAATTAGGAGAAATTATGAAATTAAAAAAATACTTACTTTCATTCGCAGGGATTGCTTCATTAGCATTACCAGCAGTTGCTATTTCATGTGGAACTAAAGCGACATCAAATATCGATGACTACATCGAAAAGCAAGATAGAGTTGCAGAAATTGATATTAAAGCAAATGTTAACTCAGAATTTGTAAAAAGCGACAAAATTAAAGCTAAAAACATTAAATTTGCTTTAATTACAGATACAGGAAAAGTTTCTGATAAATCATTCAACCAATCAGCTTGAGAAGCATTATTACAAATCGCTGATCAAACAGCTGAAACAATTAATGGTAAGAGAAAAGAAGCTTTTGAATTCACAGCCGTAGAACCAAAAGGAAACTCATACGAACAATCATACAACACAGCAGTTGATGAAGGTGCTAATGTTATTGTTCTTCCAGGATTCTCACACGGAGAACACATTAAACCATGAATTGAAAAAAATAAAGCAAAATTAGAAGAGAAAAAAGTTATTATTATTGGTATTGACTTTGATTTAGATGTTGATTACCAAAACTTCTATGCTTTAAACTTCGATGTTAACCAAGCATCATGACAATTAGGACATGCAATTGGTAAATTTTTAGCTACTGTTTACCCAGAACAAGCAGATAAAAGAAAATCTTCTGCATTTGGTGGAGGTCCATTCTTTGGAGTTACAGACTTCATTACAGGTTACTTAAAAGGATTACACTACTTCAACCAAAACAATACAATCAAAACAACACATGCTCCTAGCTTACCACTTGATTCAGGGTTCCAACCAGATGAAAAACAAAAATCAGTTATTACAGGTGTTTTAGACCAAGGTGCAACATTTGTTTATCCAGTTGCTGGACCAGCTACATCAGTTACAATTGAAGAAATTAGAAAAAATGCTAAATTTGCTGACAAATTAGTTATTGGGGTTGACGTTGACCAATCTAAAGCATTCCAAAACGGAAAAGAATACTTAGCTACTTCAGTTCTTAAAAACATTGGACAAGCTGTTTATGATGTTATTTTAGCTGCTGTATTTGAAGATGAAGCTTCACAAGCAAAAATTGCAAAATACAAAAATACAAGTAAACAAACAACACAATCATACTTCGCTGGATTTGACGCTCACTGAGTAGGTCTTGCGCCTTCAACAATGAAAAATGAAGCACACAGAAAAGTAATGAACGATGCTATTGAAGAAGCTAAAAGAATCTTTGCAGCTCTTCCGCAAGATGAAAAAGCATTCATTTCAAAACACAACTCTGAAAAAGATGGCGCAGAAGTTGAACAAGCTAACATCGCGACAGTTGTTAATAAATTAGTTGAAATCGTTAACAGTTAATAATTAAAAAAATATTTAAAAAAACCGTTTTTTACGGTTTTTTAAATCTATAAATTTGAGTATAATTACAAATATTTATTAAAATAACTATTTACAACAATCGAAAGGGAGCGTTATGAAAAAAATTAATGCAATAGAATTTAATAATATTTCTAAATCTTTCGGTTCAATTAAAGCTAATCAAAATATTAGTTTTGAGGTTCAAAAAGGATCAATCCACGCGCTTATTGGAGAAAATGGTGCTGGTAAGAGTACACTTATGTCAATCCTTTTTGGTTTATATGAACCAGATAAAGGAACCATCAAAGTTAATGATAAGGAAGTTTTAATTAAAGGCCCTAATGATGCTAACGCTTTAGGTATTGGTATGGTGCACCAACACTTTAAACTTGTTGATGTATATACAAACCTTGAAAACATTGTTTTAGGAGCAGAGAACTTTAATAAAACAACTCGGATTATTGACTATGGTCCTGCAATTAGAAAAATTAAAACAATTCAAAACAAATTTAATTTACACTTTGATTTAAACAAACAAACAGGTAAAGAAACAGTTGCAACTCAACAAAAAGTTGAGATTATGAAAATGTTATACCGTGATTCAGAAATCTTAATTTTCGATGAGCCTACTGCTGTTCTTACAGATCAAGAAATTAAAGGTTTATTAAACACATTCAAACTTTTTAGAGAACAAGGAAAAACAATTCTTTTCATTTCTCACAAATTGGGTGAGATTAAAGAAGTTGCTGATAATGCAACTGTTCTAAGACACGGTCAAGTTACAGGTAACTTTGCTGTTAAAGACGTTTCTATTGAAGAAATGGCTAACAGAATGGTTGGTGGTGAAGTAGAAAATGCAAGAAACACATATTCAGATACTTCAAAAAACCAAGTTATTCTTGATATTCAAAATGTTTCTACTACTGGTGAAAAACCACTTAAAAATATTTCATTACAAGTTAAAAGTGGTGAGATTGTTGCTATTGCCGGAGTTGAAGGTAATGGTCAAACAGACTTAGAGTATGTAGTTAGTGGTATGAAAAAACCTTCTAGTGGTTCAATTAGATTAACAAGAACAAACTTAATTGAACATAAACTTAAGGCAATTAAGAAAGAAAATAAAAATAAAATGATATTTAACTTTGTTGCTTTTACTCTACTATTCGCAATTGCAACATTGTTAATGATTTTAAACCCGGAACACAAAGATATTAATTCAACATATAAAATCTTAGCTGGATTCTTATACTTTGGTTCTGCAATCTTCGTATTTACAATCGCACAAAAAATATTTAAAAATATGCATATGTCAGACAATCTTGTGTTTGATAAAGCTACTGTTAGAACTAAGAAAATTGCATTATGAACAAAAATTGGATTTGTTTCAATTTCATTTGTAATCTTTATCTTACTTTTAATTGGTGTATTTAGTTTAAATATTTCAGCTCTTGCGGGATTCATTTCAATAATCATGATTGTTAATGCTGTATTAGCAGGATGATTCTTAGCATTTATTTATGTTGGTTGAAACAAATACTACGGTTTAACAAAATGAAGATTAATTAAGCATTACTTAGTTTCAATATTAGTTAGTTTTGCTTTTGCTGCTTCATTTATCTTAATTGGTCTTTTACCATTAGGATACTACTTCTCAATTTAATATAAATTTGATACATTAATTCACTATGCAATTGCATTTGTTTTAATGATCATTGCTGTAGTTGCTGCTTTATGCTACTTCTACTTATTTGAAAAAGAAATTTCAAAACATTTAAAAAACCAAGACAAATTTGTGGAATTAGAAAACTTAAATGTTTACGAAATTTCAAAACTTGGGCTTTCATTTATCCCAAGTGATAGACATAAACATGGTTTAGTACTTGATTACAACATCAAATACAACACAATTTTACGTAGACTCTGAGATCCTGAATATGTAAAATTCGGAATCTTCAGAGAATCAAAAATTAAAAAAGAAACAGAAAACATTATTAAGAAATTCGACGTTAGAGGTGCAAGAAATGGTTTATCTCAATCACGTCAACTTTCTGGTGGTAACCAACAAAAATTCATCGTTGGTCGTGAAATGAATTCACCACATGATTTCATTTTAATTGTTCAACCTACACGTGGTTTAGATGTTGGTGCTATTAAAAACATTCACGAACAAATTTTAGAAGAAAAGAAAAATGGTAAGGCTATCTTATTAATTTCATATGAACTTGATGAAGTTTTAGCATTAGCGGATAAAATTGCTGTTATTAACACAGGTGAAATTCTTGCTGTTAAAAATGCTAAAGATTTAACAAGAACAGAAATTGGTATTTATATGGCTCACAAAAATGATGAGAAAGGAGATAAATAATGGAAACAGCTTACTCAAAAAATAAAGCAGTTAACTTCATGGAAAAATCAAGAAGATTCTTCATGTTTGAAGATAAGCAACAAGGCAGAAGAAAAATCTTTGCTTCTGTTTGAGTAGTTTTCTTCGGTATTTTAGCTGCCTCTGTTATTTATTGAATAATGGGGTCATCTGGATCTAATCCACAAGATACTACAATCTTCTCATTCGTTCAATATATTTTTGATTTCTCAACAAGAGAGTCAAACCAATCAACATTCCTTTTATTCTTCTTATTCTTTGCTTTCTCAGGTTTAGCAATCTCAATAGGATTTAAATCTGGTTTATTTAACATCGGGGTGTCAGGTCAAATGACTTTCCCAGCAGTAATTTTCTTTGTTATTATTATTGCTTTAAGAATGGATATTAAAAATATTTCATTTGAATTTTTATTAGGAATGTTCTTTGTATTCATTATGATGGGTATGTTAGTTGGATTGATTTCAGGTGTGCTTAAAGCTTTCTTTAACGTGCATGAAGTTATTTCAACAATCTTCTTAAACTGAATTATTACTTATATTGCTAAGTTCTTATTCACTGAAGCAAACAAAGTATTCTCAAACGAAGCATATTCATACTTTGATCCACTTGGTGGAACTCAAAAAATCACCATTGAATCAGGTCACCAAATGACATTTATTTACTTCGGAATTGGGTTATTGGTTCTTTTGGTATTAGCAACATGATTCATTTACAGTAAAACAGCTATCGGTTACAAAATCAAAATGGTTGGATTAAACAAAACAAATGCAAAATATGTTGGGGTAAATGAAAAACTTTTAACAGTTGTTATCTTAGGTATTTCAGGTGCTCTTTCAGGTATTGCTGGATTCTTCTATA
This window contains:
- a CDS encoding BMP family lipoprotein yields the protein MKFNKKLISLFMGTTLTSLPMVIVSCGKQERQEINNFVPLNERITEVVKNPNLSYEALKENAGIKIALINGSGGTLDKSFNQSSWEALIKLVEDTRKDDKNQIEITDINPGTTELTEVYNNALESGQKVWILSGWNHGSKINAYLENPSNVDKLIKNNVTIIALDFTVGLKNKTKFKNLFEVNFKIQEAAYIVGNALANAFGNVYPGNNNTDNRKFGAYGGGNGPDVVSFITGYLKGVQKYNSRSETTNKINHIPNVALNAGYSVEDTNMSGVTLSLVSKSPKFVYPVVAGGVSLMLDEIRKRNMDTYVVGVDVDQSKSYPAHAGRFATSVQKNIAQAIYDVINEFVFGIKNKNLQSRIVESTTGAKSLLGGFAEGWVGYAKSTVSNEKLKDAINRELEKSKNKFIALSEDEKRFINAFTDYDNVEYNENLDELVNKLVEKINS
- a CDS encoding BMP family ABC transporter substrate-binding protein; the protein is MKLKKYLLSFAGIASLALPAVAISCGTKATSNIDDYIEKQDRVAEIDIKANVNSEFVKSDKIKAKNIKFALITDTGKVSDKSFNQSAWEALLQIADQTAETINGKRKEAFEFTAVEPKGNSYEQSYNTAVDEGANVIVLPGFSHGEHIKPWIEKNKAKLEEKKVIIIGIDFDLDVDYQNFYALNFDVNQASWQLGHAIGKFLATVYPEQADKRKSSAFGGGPFFGVTDFITGYLKGLHYFNQNNTIKTTHAPSLPLDSGFQPDEKQKSVITGVLDQGATFVYPVAGPATSVTIEEIRKNAKFADKLVIGVDVDQSKAFQNGKEYLATSVLKNIGQAVYDVILAAVFEDEASQAKIAKYKNTSKQTTQSYFAGFDAHWVGLAPSTMKNEAHRKVMNDAIEEAKRIFAALPQDEKAFISKHNSEKDGAEVEQANIATVVNKLVEIVNS
- a CDS encoding ABC transporter permease, whose protein sequence is METAYSKNKAVNFMEKSRRFFMFEDKQQGRRKIFASVWVVFFGILAASVIYWIMGSSGSNPQDTTIFSFVQYIFDFSTRESNQSTFLLFFLFFAFSGLAISIGFKSGLFNIGVSGQMTFPAVIFFVIIIALRMDIKNISFEFLLGMFFVFIMMGMLVGLISGVLKAFFNVHEVISTIFLNWIITYIAKFLFTEANKVFSNEAYSYFDPLGGTQKITIESGHQMTFIYFGIGLLVLLVLATWFIYSKTAIGYKIKMVGLNKTNAKYVGVNEKLLTVVILGISGALSGIAGFFYIVLKNNRIEAASAPIAIGFESIAIALIALNSPIGVVFTSIIYSLINTSKIGFSFLKGGEKVTDDFFQIITGIIIFMSALAVIFYKFRVMRSLVKYGYLFSTKAYWFNFRAYHVSKFKYIIPERFKLIGLFFKNIKIKNKFRSVENAYEKTIYNKIAASKKYNEEQLLDFYSEISKLKFEHLDKRNKFGVNTYSDEKGKFKNQVKNRRQTFKLVKESLFIEFCGKVKESYMKFFKINSSVGEI